From the Porites lutea chromosome 5, jaPorLute2.1, whole genome shotgun sequence genome, the window ggggaagaaaggaaggaaaccttcccctccccctcccccctctttagctctcgtttcatttctcgcccggccaaaaccgagaatctcgttcctcggtctttctttgctccgaaacagcacggaaacgcttgctacgcaggctataacaattattgaattcggctttcttgtcatatgaagaattatggagatcgaggagggtgttatccgcctcggcctacggccttaacggataacaccctcctcgatctccataattcttcttGAGATAcacagcctcattcattaattaacaattaatgaatgaggctgagtatcttatgaacaattatggagatcgaggagggtgttatccgtcgaggccgtaggccgaggcggataacaccctcctcgatctccataattcttcatatgatacgaaagccgaattcaataattgttttattattcattcaaaataattcctactttaaaaacatggctaaagcATGctaacctccatcgatccatcgatgtcaagttcatcttcgatagtgcacgcttaggtttgtccagctccgcaaatattctctaTATAGCAgttgtcgcccttcgagttgtcttcttgctgttcttgccatgtttttagctatgttttcgcctagttcttactcttgaaagtttttcaagttcacaatcaaaacaactcaacctcgtccccaggtcttttcggttaacggtgccttaacctgcgaaaacgttgcatttttgacgtcatttcctcgttaagcacaaaattcttccaaatttggtcatcagtaactggttatggtgaattgaacgagtgcttttagccaatcagaatagggaaaatattttgaatgaataataattgttaattattgtgCTAGCCGGGGAGAGGAAGAATAACGTATTTCAGAACGTGGTATAAGTACAGTGACACTTTAAACCTTAATAAGGTTCACGAAAAGCTGAGATTTATAAAACTTGTTCATAGTTCATGTGTCTCCCTGCGTTTGCTTGTTTAGTTTAATTTCTTATTGGAATTTTTAATTGCGCTAaggaaataatgaaaatgacGTCACTCATTTTCAGTCGCAGAACTGAATGCCTGTGTCAAAGCCGCCTGAGATAAATTGGGGAAAAAACGTCAGAttacagttttctttcttttcttactTTCGATAATGAGAAATACTTTGTTAGCTTTACGGATAtaaatgcattttttatttcttttagtttgtcCTTTTGCAATGGATTTGGCTTTCTTGTTGGATGCCTCTGGTAGTATTGGATCAATTAATTACGAGCAAGTGAAAGCGTTTATTATCAAGCTCATTGAATATTTCCAAGTGTCCAGCGCGGGTAAGAAAGTAGTGCTTGAAAAGTCTTTACGATCATCAGTTTGTTCTCTGTTCCTAAGTCTCTCCTTAATACGGCATTTGCATAGAGagtattttaaaaggggttacggTCAAGAAAACTCAGTTTCTACCTGTTCACTGATTATATTTACAGGTACTCACGTGGGCGTGGTCAGTTTTAGTTCTAGCgcaaaaacagaaattctttTTTCAGCTGAACAAAACGTGAAAGCAATAAAGGCATTGATTCTGAACATCACATATTACACTGGCAGCACTCGGATTGATCTGGGACTCCAGGAGTGTCGTAAGGAGTTGTTTACTGCTGGCGGTGGAATGAGATCAAATGTACCTCAAGTCCTGTTAGTAATTACTGATGGAAAAAGCACTGGTAAGTCCATGCAcgaattttttaatttgttcttaATTTAACATTCCTTTATGGTTTTAACAGAATCACTGTGAAATTTATGCCGGCACTTTATCGACATTCAAACACGATGCGATGACTTACCAACCTGTGAATATGAAACTGTAGGGGTTTGTCCTGGCCTCCGAGTGTCTCTCGTAGATCATCGTATCCAACACTCCGTTAATTTTCCTTGATGTAATCTAACTGTGATGTATTCTTCACAATTCTGCTTTTTAGGCTCAGTTGGTCTTCAATAAAGCGTAGCGGCCTACTACGGGACAATAGACCAGAAATGTTGTTAGTTGTTATTTGTGTGTTGTTAAGAACAGAACCGAATTTTAGCCCTTATCTGcatttccttagagcacagatTTATCCAAATCTTTGACATCCCCGCAATATTCAATCAATTTTTCGTATACGTTAGACaactttaaaagctttcatgcaATGGAcgtgaaataaagaaataatataaaacaatcattttcacatcgatagcttcgcacttagcctcgctttgaaacagaggcttgaggcagttcgaaaatggcctattaaataGCATATGCGAAAGGAATGGTCTGCGGAGGTAACAGTCCATACCAAAATCCTTATTGTCAAACATTCAATAAACAGGGTGCTCCATTCCTGATTTAGTCTTGAGATGTGCTTACCATATGATTTTTTATCACACACAGATGGACACGCAGCGTCAAAGGAAGAATCTCAGCTGCTAAAGAATAAAGGGATTGTCATATTTGCATTGGGATTAGGTTCCAATGTGAACTCAGCCGAAATAAACGCCTTGGCGTCTGAGCCCAATCACGTCTTTCATTATTCGTCTTTCAGACAAATGTTGCCAACAGATAACGGATTAAGGATTGCACTAGCTCTGTGCTCAGGTAAGCAACAGCCTATGTACGCAGGAGGGAATGTTCCTCTTGATCGCGAGAGTGAGGTTTTTGGATCGCCAtaatgtgacgtcatactgtcGAGCAGAAGAAAGGGTCATAAACATAATCGATCCGAAAACAGAAGGTTTACCGCCTACTTACTTTGTATAAAAGGCGTTAGTATTAAGTATAAATCACATTAGTTGAAACACTTTTGACATGTGTGCGATTCAATCTTGTTTGTATTTAGTTATTTAATTATGTAATACTCATTTAGTTTATCATTTTCATTctgtttattttcttcatttttttagtTGGCAGGACTTCCAATGCGTTTGTCCACCCGGTGGTTACTCATCGCTCACTCAAGAGTCACACTCTGGCGTCACGAAGTGCTTACGATGACTTCGAGTGCGCCCTCTTCTGCATATCACACAGTTCGTGCTACTCGTTCAATTTTCACTCGCCGTCACGTCACTGTGAGCTCAGCTATGCCAGAAGAAATCTTGCTGCTGAAGATTTCGTCGTTGATAGAGACTTTGTCTACAGCGAATTACAGTTTGAATGAATGCCCAATTTGGGACAGCGAAGCTAACAAAGAGTGACACTCGCTGTTATAGACCTCTCGGCCTAttaatatattcttttttaCGTATGATATTTAGCCCGCTTTCTGACTTCATTAGTATGtgtaaaatacaaaagaattcttaCTTTCAAACGAGACCAGAAAGGCTCATTTATATAGATATGAAAGATTAACTTATGAAAGAGGTCTACTCGTCTTTTCCGAAGTATAAACGCTTGCTTCATCGTTCGTCTAAATTTGTTGCAGAGGTATCGACTGAAGTCATTGGTTAAAATTGTGCAGCGCTAGTTGTCAAGTTCTAACCCTACTGACTCGTTTTCTAGTCCTACATGTAATTGTTACATATAGCTATAGTTTTTTTAAGCTTGTTTCCGTTGGTctcttcgaggtcacatgaaaCTGAATAGTGTACGGAGTTGTATCAGATCGACAAGTAAATTTGGAACGTAAATACTCAGATCGAAGCAAGACGAATGCGGGATTTGAAAACCATTAAggcttttaaaatgtcatgctgggtactaagggcctgtttacatggaggtgggggaccccaggtaggtgaggtaataTTTGGCGAGTCACCCCACaaatcatgtaaacgtgatcataTGTACAGGCGGGTTatcccacctaagcgggttaccctacctaactggggtaccccacctccatgtaaactggCCCTAAGATTGTTCCAGTTTATTTACACAACGTCACACCCAAGGCACCATCTTAACGAAAACTTGTACCCCTGGGTTGAAGGTAGATATCAAGTTTCGCTGAACCATCAAATGCATATTCAATTTCACTGCCCAGGCCAGTATCATTTGAGTCAGTGCCTGAATCGTTATCTTCACCGTTAGGTGAATACGGTGGAGTTTTTAATGGGAGCCTGTTTCCATACATGAcgttttgattttctttaaCCGACATTTTCGACTGCTTGTTATTTCCCGGAGGAACGCTCAAGGAACGACAGCGACCACGCCTTTCTTGAATGCGCTTGTTGCTGTCATGTACAGCACACTGAGATGTCGCGCTTTTAACGAGTGTTTGGTTGACCCTCCTTCTTTCCTCCGACC encodes:
- the LOC140938265 gene encoding cartilage matrix protein-like, producing the protein MTYDGNPSRKRFIDLLFRNKNKELQFLFVSPVTTVDAVCPFAMDLAFLLDASGSIGSINYEQVKAFIIKLIEYFQVSSAGTHVGVVSFSSSAKTEILFSAEQNVKAIKALILNITYYTGSTRIDLGLQECRKELFTAGGGMRSNVPQVLLVITDGKSTDGHAASKEESQLLKNKGIVIFALGLGSNVNSAEINALASEPNHVFHYSSFRQMLPTDNGLRIALALCSVGRTSNAFVHPVVTHRSLKSHTLASRSAYDDFECALFCISHSSCYSFNFHSPSRHCELSYARRNLAAEDFVVDRDFVYSELQFE